A portion of the Lolium rigidum isolate FL_2022 chromosome 1, APGP_CSIRO_Lrig_0.1, whole genome shotgun sequence genome contains these proteins:
- the LOC124676212 gene encoding 39S ribosomal protein L46, mitochondrial-like, whose product MLPRSPASLHLRSLQWARAFSSSSSPSPSAAAAGADGKIVASVVFERLPVVIPKINPVVYAFQEFSFRWRQQYRRKYPDDVLGKAEARGKGDYQIDYVPAPRVTEADKANDRKSLQRALDNKLYLLLYGKTAGAPDGKPVWHFPEKVYENEDTLRLCAESALKSVLGGLDNTYFVGNAPMAHMEAEQTGDSSVPSLKRFFFKSQVIGTTKLDIGKCEDHVWVTKDELLEYFPEHKVLFDKMIIHIR is encoded by the exons ATGCTGCCGCGATCGCCGGCGAGCCTCCACCTCCGGTCGCTCCAGTGGGCGCGAGCCTTCagctcgtcctcctctccctcgcCCTCCGCTGCGGCCGCAGGGGCGGACGGGAAGATCGTGGCGTCGGTGGTCTTCGAGCGCCTCCCGGTCGTCATCCCCAAGATCAACCCCGTCGTCTACGCCTTCCAGGAATTCTC GTTCCGGTGGAGGCAGCAGTACAGGCGGAAGTACCCTGACGACGTCCTCGGCAAGGCGGAGGCCAG GGGTAAGGGTGATTATCAGATAGATTACGTGCCTGCTCCGAGAGTCACAGAAGCTGACAAAGCAAATGACCGGAA GTCGCTACAGCGAGCTCTAGACAATAAACTTTATCTTCTTCTGTATGGCAAGACTGCTGGGGCACCTGATGGCAAGCCTGTTTGGCATTTCCCAGAAAAAGTGTATGAAAATGAAGACACTCTGCGTCTG TGTGCTGAGTCGGCGTTAAAGTCTGTTCTGGGTGGACTGGACAACACGTATTTTGTCGGCAATGCTCCAATGGCTCATATGGAAGCTGAACAAACAGGAGACTCTAGTGTTCCATCACTCAAG CGTTTCTTCTTCAAGTCGCAAGTGATCGGCACCACGAAGCTCGATATTGGCAAGTGCGAGGACCATGTGTGGGTGACCAAAGACGAGTTGCTGGAGTATTTTCCGGAGCATAAGGTGCTCTTCGACAAGATGATCATTCACATAAGATAG